A genomic region of Glycine max cultivar Williams 82 chromosome 15, Glycine_max_v4.0, whole genome shotgun sequence contains the following coding sequences:
- the LOC100807435 gene encoding TIR-only protein encodes MSQFIRAKQCRNIVQPVYDVFINYRKVDNGRTFVPLLYDHLRIKGIKPFLDTMNMKPGHKLFEHINKAIHSSKVGVAVLTHRYCDSYFCLHELTLLNESKKRVVPIFYDIKPSQLQLKGNARYPPQELQRFMSALEETKYTVGVSFDSLNGYRA; translated from the coding sequence ATGAGTCAGTTTATTAGAGCCAAGCAGTGCCGTAATATCGTCCAGCCAGTGTACGATGTTTTCATAAACTACCGAAAGGTTGATAACGGAAGAACGTTCGTTCCTTTGCTCTATGATCATCTGAGGATCAAGGGAATCAAACCCTTCTTAGACACCATGAACATGAAACCTGGCCATAAGCTGTTTGAGCATATCAACAAGGCCATACATAGCTCCAAGGTTGGTGTTGCTGTCCTCACACATCGTTATTGCGATTCCTACTTCTGTCTCCACGAACTTACCCTTCTCAACGAGTCCAAGAAAAGGGTTGTCCCTATCTTTTATGACATCAAACCCTCACAGCTTCAGCTTAAGGGCAATGCACGTTATCCTCCTCAAGAGCTCCAAAGGTTCATGTCAGCTCTTGAGGAAACTAAATACACTGTAGGAGTCTCCTTTGATTCGTTAAATGGGTACAGGGcttaa
- the LOC100795741 gene encoding COP1-interacting protein 7 isoform X1 — protein MDSNSKAILDYALFQLTPTRTRCELLVFRGGVHQKIASGLFEPFVSHLKFLKDEISKGGYSIKLLPPNHGGFWFTRATFERFVRFVSTPAILERFVSLENEILQIRSSFQANAFSMSVATPDEGSVPQANGITRRLSDSTKLNDVLEGVDNKEENSKVSLHRLLESRIALLRKEQAMAYTRGLVAGFEIDSIDDLIYFANAFGAARLSEACMNFKELWKKKHADDLWIKEVAAMQSSLPPALSLSGSSGIILANDITTHNSSRDSIASGDENVSLETLNSALNKKEDVNLPTADHKLSHTANVNMPMPWPYNVPPYMYNLQNPQMPSYQGYPMTNMQSVPPYLVPNMQWSPDLGVNQKPSETKRDKSHKKRAEEYQDQQTESSDPDSGSESDSDKQNHSSHSSKDDLKRKKHRRKSSRTVVIRNINYITPKRRNNEGGVSDESLEDDDGIDEETIKQKVGVALESLQKVHKVEKRAKGKKAAAWHNVTKSSDATEEDLTYNLSDASEGGKKNDNWDAFQNLLKIDEGTGTDGPERMQSIDIQDEHFVLRSSELRMPNGASSSPNLDFKEVLKNPKVPNDCFIVSQRDGGNEGGSKLDEYVDNCGPVTKSRDNIGEEMLLSHRSKEPGRNELGDPLSTFAADSLQTKGRAADDWFIVDNLEKMRSPDPTIVPAVFDGDYTSSVNDRSQSEKRSERTLIDDSFMIQGQLVDNDLSDSQWKTDLSMVADLTAANKLESDAAASNEKHALSKNQEPSDLFVVLQRDSGLDSVEASRTMDYEIDFSFSETNRRSSMDDSHAKVNDNLPVSPVKTNVRKSQVSGTRSSGKDEKSKVLRDYSGKSKPEIMSRARKPALPKKPIVQKSKREQEDEIRQKMEELRNERQRRIAERTASSGIARAATRKDQIEGKTARISAKSDKNKAQPVKETSRISSVKVRGI, from the exons ATGGATTCCAATTCCAAGGCCATTTTGGATTATGCTTTGTTTCAACTCACTCCAACCAGAACTAG ATGTGAGTTGTTAGTCTTTCGTGGAGGTGTTCATCAGAAAATAGCTTCTGGGTTGTTTGAGCCTTTCGTTTCTCATCTCAAATTCCTCAAAGATGAGATCTCCAAAGGTGGATACTCAATTAAGCTTCTGCCTCCCAACCACGGTGGCTTCTGGTTCACCAGAGCCACGTTTGAGAG ATTTGTGCGCTTTGTCAGCACACCGGCTATTCTGGAGAGGTTTGTTAGCCttgaaaatgaaattcttcAGATCAGAAGTTCATTTCAAGCTAATGCTTTTTCAATGTCCGTTGCAACTCCAGATGAAG GATCTGTGCCACAAGCCAATGGCATCACAAGGAGGTTAAGTGATTCTACAAAg TTAAATGATGTACTTGAAGGAGTTGACAATAAAGAGGAAAACTCAAA GGTTTCCCTGCATCGTCTGTTAGAGTCTCGAATAGCACTACTCCGGAAGGAGCAAGCAATGGCTTATACACGTGGTCTTGTTGCTGGATTTGAAATTGACAGCATTGATGATCTCATATACTTTGCAAATGCATTTGGAGCAGCCCGTTTAAG CGAAGCCTGCATGAATTTTAAGGAattatggaagaaaaagcatgcAGATGATCTTTGGATAAAAGAAGTAGCTGCTATGCAGTCAAGCTTACCACCAGCACTCTCATTGTCTGGATCATCAGGAATTATATTGGCAAATGATATAACCACCCATAATAGCTCTAGGGACAGCATTGCTTCTGGTGACGAAAATGTATCTCTGGAAACATTGAATTCTgctttaaacaaaaaagaag ATGTGAACCTGCCTACAGCAGATCATAAACTTTCACATACAGCAAATGTTAATATGCCAATGCCCTGGCCTTACAATGTACCTCCATATATGTATAATCTTCAAAATCCGCAAATGCCTTCATACCAAGGATATCCTATGACTAATATGCAGTCTGTTCCTCCTTACCTTGTACCAAATATGCAATGGTCTCCTGACCTGGGAGTGAATCAGAAACCATCAGAAACCAAAAGGGATAAATCTCACAAGAAAAGAGCAGAAGAATACCAAGACCAGCAGACAGAGTCCAGTGACCCTGATTCTGGGAGTGAATCTGATTCAGATAAACAGAATCACTCCAGTCATTCTTCGAAGGATGATCTGAAGAGGAAAAAGCACAGAAGAAAGTCATCTAGAACAGTTGTAATTCGTAATATCAACTACATCACTCCAAAAAGGAGAAATAATGAGGGGGGAGTCTCTGATGAGTctttagaagatgatgatggcaTCGATGAAGAAACCATCAAACAAAAGGTTGGTGTTGCACTTGAGTCTTTGCAAAAGGTCCATAAAGTTGAAAAACGTGCTAAGGGAAAAAAAGCAGCAGCCTGGCACAATGTAACTAAATCAAGTGATGCGACTGAGGAAGATCTCACTTATAACTTGAGTGATGCGTCCGAAGGAGGAAAGAAAAATGACAACTGGGATGCATTCCAGAACCTTTTGAAGATAGATGAGGGGACCGGAACTGATGGACCAGAAAGGATGCAGTCAATTGATATCCAGGATGAACATTTTGTGTTGAGAAGCTCAGAATTAAGAATGCCAAATGGTGCTAGTTCATCTCCAAACTTGGATTTCAAAGAAGTTCTGAAGAATCCTAAAGTTCCAAATGACTGCTTTATTGTGTCTCAGAGAGATGGAGGAAATGAAGGTGGCTCTAAGCTGGATGAGTATGTAGACAACTGTGGTCCAGTTACAAAGAGCAGGGATAATATTGGTGAAGAAATGCTGTTATCACATAGATCAAAGGAACCAGGAAGAAATGAACTCGGTGATCCATTATCTACTTTTGCTGCTGATTCATTACAAACAAAGGGAAGAGCAGCAGATGATTGGTTTATTGTAGATAATTTGGAAAAGATGAGGAGCCCTGACCCAACCATTGTGCCTGCAGTGTTTGATGGTGATTACACTTCATCAGTGAATGATCGCTCCCAATCTGAGAAAAGAAGTGAGCGAACTCTTATTGATGATTCCTTCATGATTCAGGGTCAATTAGTAGATAATGATCTTTCTGACTCGCAATGGAAGACGGACTTAAGTATGGTTGCAGATCTAACTGCTGCCAACAAGCTTGAAAGTGATGCAGCTGCTTCAAATGAGAAGCATGCATTATCAAAGAACCAGGAGCCAAGTGACCTCTTTGTAGTTCTACAACGGGATTCTGGATTGGACTCTGTTGAGGCCTCGCGGACAATGGACTATGAAATTGACTTTTCCTTCTCAGAAACTAATAGAAGATCCTCCATGGATGATTCTCACGCCAAGGTGAATGACAACCTTCCTGTTAGTCCTGTGAAAACCAATGTGAGAAAAAGCCAAGTTTCTGGAACAAGAAGTTCTGGAAAAGATGAAAAGTCAAAAGTGTTGCGTGATTACTCTGGGAAGAGCAAGCCTGAAATCATGTCGAGGGCCAGAAAGCCAGCTCTCCCTAAAAAGCCTATAGTTCAGAAGAGCAAAAGGGAACAG GAAGATGAGATTAGACAGAAGATGGAAGAATTGCGGAATGAACGTCAGAGGAGAATTGCTGAAAGAACTGCATCCTCTGGCATTGCTCGAGCTGCGACAAGGAAAGACCAAATTGAAGGTAAAACAGCAAGGATTTCTGCTAAGAGTGACAAGAATAAGGCTCAACCGGTAAAAGAGACAAGCAGAATCAGTTCTGTCAAGGTCAGGGGAATTTAG
- the LOC100795741 gene encoding COP1-interacting protein 7 isoform X2, with amino-acid sequence MSVATPDEGSVPQANGITRRLSDSTKLNDVLEGVDNKEENSKVSLHRLLESRIALLRKEQAMAYTRGLVAGFEIDSIDDLIYFANAFGAARLSEACMNFKELWKKKHADDLWIKEVAAMQSSLPPALSLSGSSGIILANDITTHNSSRDSIASGDENVSLETLNSALNKKEDVNLPTADHKLSHTANVNMPMPWPYNVPPYMYNLQNPQMPSYQGYPMTNMQSVPPYLVPNMQWSPDLGVNQKPSETKRDKSHKKRAEEYQDQQTESSDPDSGSESDSDKQNHSSHSSKDDLKRKKHRRKSSRTVVIRNINYITPKRRNNEGGVSDESLEDDDGIDEETIKQKVGVALESLQKVHKVEKRAKGKKAAAWHNVTKSSDATEEDLTYNLSDASEGGKKNDNWDAFQNLLKIDEGTGTDGPERMQSIDIQDEHFVLRSSELRMPNGASSSPNLDFKEVLKNPKVPNDCFIVSQRDGGNEGGSKLDEYVDNCGPVTKSRDNIGEEMLLSHRSKEPGRNELGDPLSTFAADSLQTKGRAADDWFIVDNLEKMRSPDPTIVPAVFDGDYTSSVNDRSQSEKRSERTLIDDSFMIQGQLVDNDLSDSQWKTDLSMVADLTAANKLESDAAASNEKHALSKNQEPSDLFVVLQRDSGLDSVEASRTMDYEIDFSFSETNRRSSMDDSHAKVNDNLPVSPVKTNVRKSQVSGTRSSGKDEKSKVLRDYSGKSKPEIMSRARKPALPKKPIVQKSKREQEDEIRQKMEELRNERQRRIAERTASSGIARAATRKDQIEGKTARISAKSDKNKAQPVKETSRISSVKVRGI; translated from the exons ATGTCCGTTGCAACTCCAGATGAAG GATCTGTGCCACAAGCCAATGGCATCACAAGGAGGTTAAGTGATTCTACAAAg TTAAATGATGTACTTGAAGGAGTTGACAATAAAGAGGAAAACTCAAA GGTTTCCCTGCATCGTCTGTTAGAGTCTCGAATAGCACTACTCCGGAAGGAGCAAGCAATGGCTTATACACGTGGTCTTGTTGCTGGATTTGAAATTGACAGCATTGATGATCTCATATACTTTGCAAATGCATTTGGAGCAGCCCGTTTAAG CGAAGCCTGCATGAATTTTAAGGAattatggaagaaaaagcatgcAGATGATCTTTGGATAAAAGAAGTAGCTGCTATGCAGTCAAGCTTACCACCAGCACTCTCATTGTCTGGATCATCAGGAATTATATTGGCAAATGATATAACCACCCATAATAGCTCTAGGGACAGCATTGCTTCTGGTGACGAAAATGTATCTCTGGAAACATTGAATTCTgctttaaacaaaaaagaag ATGTGAACCTGCCTACAGCAGATCATAAACTTTCACATACAGCAAATGTTAATATGCCAATGCCCTGGCCTTACAATGTACCTCCATATATGTATAATCTTCAAAATCCGCAAATGCCTTCATACCAAGGATATCCTATGACTAATATGCAGTCTGTTCCTCCTTACCTTGTACCAAATATGCAATGGTCTCCTGACCTGGGAGTGAATCAGAAACCATCAGAAACCAAAAGGGATAAATCTCACAAGAAAAGAGCAGAAGAATACCAAGACCAGCAGACAGAGTCCAGTGACCCTGATTCTGGGAGTGAATCTGATTCAGATAAACAGAATCACTCCAGTCATTCTTCGAAGGATGATCTGAAGAGGAAAAAGCACAGAAGAAAGTCATCTAGAACAGTTGTAATTCGTAATATCAACTACATCACTCCAAAAAGGAGAAATAATGAGGGGGGAGTCTCTGATGAGTctttagaagatgatgatggcaTCGATGAAGAAACCATCAAACAAAAGGTTGGTGTTGCACTTGAGTCTTTGCAAAAGGTCCATAAAGTTGAAAAACGTGCTAAGGGAAAAAAAGCAGCAGCCTGGCACAATGTAACTAAATCAAGTGATGCGACTGAGGAAGATCTCACTTATAACTTGAGTGATGCGTCCGAAGGAGGAAAGAAAAATGACAACTGGGATGCATTCCAGAACCTTTTGAAGATAGATGAGGGGACCGGAACTGATGGACCAGAAAGGATGCAGTCAATTGATATCCAGGATGAACATTTTGTGTTGAGAAGCTCAGAATTAAGAATGCCAAATGGTGCTAGTTCATCTCCAAACTTGGATTTCAAAGAAGTTCTGAAGAATCCTAAAGTTCCAAATGACTGCTTTATTGTGTCTCAGAGAGATGGAGGAAATGAAGGTGGCTCTAAGCTGGATGAGTATGTAGACAACTGTGGTCCAGTTACAAAGAGCAGGGATAATATTGGTGAAGAAATGCTGTTATCACATAGATCAAAGGAACCAGGAAGAAATGAACTCGGTGATCCATTATCTACTTTTGCTGCTGATTCATTACAAACAAAGGGAAGAGCAGCAGATGATTGGTTTATTGTAGATAATTTGGAAAAGATGAGGAGCCCTGACCCAACCATTGTGCCTGCAGTGTTTGATGGTGATTACACTTCATCAGTGAATGATCGCTCCCAATCTGAGAAAAGAAGTGAGCGAACTCTTATTGATGATTCCTTCATGATTCAGGGTCAATTAGTAGATAATGATCTTTCTGACTCGCAATGGAAGACGGACTTAAGTATGGTTGCAGATCTAACTGCTGCCAACAAGCTTGAAAGTGATGCAGCTGCTTCAAATGAGAAGCATGCATTATCAAAGAACCAGGAGCCAAGTGACCTCTTTGTAGTTCTACAACGGGATTCTGGATTGGACTCTGTTGAGGCCTCGCGGACAATGGACTATGAAATTGACTTTTCCTTCTCAGAAACTAATAGAAGATCCTCCATGGATGATTCTCACGCCAAGGTGAATGACAACCTTCCTGTTAGTCCTGTGAAAACCAATGTGAGAAAAAGCCAAGTTTCTGGAACAAGAAGTTCTGGAAAAGATGAAAAGTCAAAAGTGTTGCGTGATTACTCTGGGAAGAGCAAGCCTGAAATCATGTCGAGGGCCAGAAAGCCAGCTCTCCCTAAAAAGCCTATAGTTCAGAAGAGCAAAAGGGAACAG GAAGATGAGATTAGACAGAAGATGGAAGAATTGCGGAATGAACGTCAGAGGAGAATTGCTGAAAGAACTGCATCCTCTGGCATTGCTCGAGCTGCGACAAGGAAAGACCAAATTGAAGGTAAAACAGCAAGGATTTCTGCTAAGAGTGACAAGAATAAGGCTCAACCGGTAAAAGAGACAAGCAGAATCAGTTCTGTCAAGGTCAGGGGAATTTAG
- the LOC100801048 gene encoding polyphenol oxidase, chloroplastic, whose amino-acid sequence MGGISQALSTQYIASTKICIFQNKSIYHILMASLYPPPFSIATNNNTSTPAATGTHVSTSCSIPLIRNHNSNAPKVAKSRVSCKATKGGDQENQSIKNINKDTQEEAFMFDRRNILIGLGGFYGTLSNDSLSLAAPISPPEITKCGPPDLPSGAKQTNCCPPISSNIIDFTLPITPQVKVRPAAHLVDATYLQNYKEALRRMKALPPNDPRSFTQQANIHCAYCDGAYHQVGFPSLDFQVHNSWLFFPFHRWYLYFYEKILGSLIKDLDPNFALPFWNWDFPNGMPMPAMYTDPKSPLYDSLRNANHKPPKLVDLDYNGVEDQSSTQEQISTNLNTMYRQLVSSSKTPTLFFGSPYRAGEDSDPGGGTVENIPHGPVHIWTGDNTQPNFEDMGTLYSAARDPIFYSHHANVDRMWSIWKTLGGKRSDIKDPDWLESGFLFYDENKNLVRVKVKDCLDTRKLGYVYQDVDVPWLEAKPTPRFRRVVARSFGAGAALAAETTNKTTNKFPLVLDSSVSALVKRPKKGRSEKEKEEEEEVLVIEGIEFERDLGVKFDVYINDEDDVPGGPSKTEFAGSFVSVPHKHKHKHGKMKTNLRLGITELLEDLGAEDDEHVVVTLVPKFGKGHVIVGGIKIEFHK is encoded by the coding sequence ATGGGAGGCATTTCACAAGCTTTAAGCACACAATATATTGCATCTACCAAAATTTgcattttccaaaataaatctATCTATCACATACTCATGGCTTCCCTATATCCTCCACCCTTTTCCATTGCAACCAATAATAATACTTCCACCCCAGCTGCCACCGGAACCCATGTTTCTACCTCTTGTTCCATCCCCTTAATCAGAAATCACAATTCCAATGCCCCAAAAGTTGCGAAGTCTAGAGTGTCATGCAAAGCCACAAAGGGTGGTGACCAAGAAAAccaatcaataaaaaacatcAACAAAGACACCCAAGAAGAGGCCTTTATGTTTGACAGAAGAAATATCCTCATTGGCCTAGGAGGCTTTTATGGTACCCTAAGCAATGATTCATTGTCCCTTGCAGCACCTATCTCCCCTCCAGAGATAACCAAATGTGGCCCACCTGACCTTCCCTCAGGAGCCAAACAGACCAATTGTTGCCCTCCAATTTCCTCAAACATCATAGACTTCACACTTCCAATCACCCCCCAAGTTAAGGTCAGACCCGCTGCACATTTGGTAGATGCCACATACCTCCAAAATTACAAAGAAGCCCTTCGTCGCATGAAAGCCCTGCCTCCCAACGATCCACGAAGCTTCACACAACAAGCTAACATTCATTGTGCTTATTGTGATGGTGCATATCACCAAGTTGGGTTCCCTTCTCTTGATTTTCAAGTTCATAACTCTTGGCTCTTCTTTCCCTTCCACCGCTGGTACCTCTACTTCTATGAGAAAATCTTGGGAAGCTTGATCAAAGATCTTGACCCAAATTTTGCCCTTCCCTTTTGGAACTGGGATTTCCCCAATGGCATGCCAATGCCAGCCATGTACACTGATCCCAAGTCACCACTTTATGACTCCCTCAGAAACGCAAATCATAAACCGCCAAAACTCGTTGACCTAGACTACAACGGCGTTGAAGACCAATCCTCAACACAAGAACAAATATCAACCAATCTCAACACCATGTACCGGCAACTGGTGTCAAGTTCAAAGACTCCAACGCTCTTCTTCGGTAGCCCTTACCGTGCAGGAGAAGATAGTGATCCCGGTGGTGGCACTGTGGAGAACATTCCTCACGGTCCGGTCCATATATGGACCGGTGATAACACACAACCTAACTTTGAGGACATGGGGACTCTCTATTCTGCTGCTAGAGACCCTATTTTCTATTCTCACCACGCTAATGTGGATAGAATGTGGTCCAtatggaaaactcttggaggaaAGAGAAGTGACATCAAAGACCCTGATTGGTTGGAATCTGGGTTTCTTTTCTACGATGAGAACAAGAATCTTGTTCGTGTGAAGGTTAAGGATTGTCTTGATACTAGAAAGCTTGGATATGTTTACCAAGATGTTGATGTTCCGTGGTTAGAAGCTAAGCCAACACCGCGTTTTCGAAGAGTGGTTGCAAGGAGCTTTGGTGCTGGTGCAGCACTGGCTGCTGAGACTACTAATAAAACTACTAATaagtttcctttggttttggaTTCAAGTGTGAGTGCTCTTGTGAAGAGGCCAAAGAAGGGAAggagtgagaaggaaaaggaagaggaggaagaggtTTTGGTGATAGAAGGGATTGAGTTTGAGAGGGATTTGGGTGTGAAGTTTGATGTGTATATTAACGATGAAGATGATGTGCCAGGTGGGCCAAGTAAGACTGAGTTTGCGGGAAGCTTTGTGAGTGTGCCTCATAAGCACAAGCACAAGCATGGGAAGATGAAGACTAACTTGAGGCTTGGGATAACGGAGTTGTTGGAGGATTTGGGTGCTGAAGATGATGAGCATGTGGTGGTGACTTTGGTGCCCAAGTTTGGGAAGGGGCATGTCATCGTTGGTGGGATCAAGATAGAGTTTCACAAGTGA